One segment of Procambarus clarkii isolate CNS0578487 chromosome 1, FALCON_Pclarkii_2.0, whole genome shotgun sequence DNA contains the following:
- the LOC123765867 gene encoding sulfotransferase 1C4-like isoform X2 has product MTWPKCGTTWMQEIVWTMRNNPNLDHPLASLSVMARSPFLDYDMLAFSKNVPPKDDSHPVIKAFKVKCPGKDPKDGIMLQLSEALPDPRTIKTHLPFSLLTPDLLDTAKVVYVARSPKDVVVSCHHHCRLFRLQDFTGSLDQFVQYFLDDNLVFGPYWLHMKEAWEKRDHPNMHFVFFEDIKNNTMLELHKLNKFLDTNLTEEQLQKVAHYTSFSEMKSREEKKLELSSPNKQVLSSDGGFFRKGVIGDGQKRLSPEQQAKVDQWTKKHIQDFGASFKYSS; this is encoded by the exons atgacgtgGCCAAAGTGTGGAACAACATGGATGCAGGAGATCGTCTGGACCATGAGGAACAATCCTAACTTGGATCATCCCTTAGCCAGCCTGTCGGTCATGGCTCGCTCTCCCTTCCTTGA TTACGATATGTTGGCGTTCTCAAAGAACGTTCCACCGAAAGATGATAGCCATCCTGTAATAAAAGCATTTAAAGTAAAGTGTCCTGGTAAGGACCCCAAGGATGGAATAATGTTGCAACTGTCGGAGGCGTTACCTGATCCACGGACCATCAAGACCCACCTGCCCTTCTCTCTCCTCACTCCGGATCTTCTGGATACTGCTAAG GTGGTGTACGTGGCGAGGTCTCCCAAGGACGTGGTCGTATCCTGCCATCACCACTGTCGTCTCTTCCGCCTTCAAGACTTCACCGGCTCCCTCGACCAATTCGTCCAGTATTTCCTGGACGACAACT TGGTGTTCGGGCCGTACTGGCTCCACATGAAGGAAGCCTGGGAGAAGCGCGACCATCCTAACATGCACTTCgtattttttgaggatatcaagaaCAATACAATGCTGGAACTTCATAAGCTCAACAAGTTCTTAGACACCAACCTGACGGAGGAGCAGCTGCAGAAG GTGGCGCATTACACCAGCTTCAGCGAGATGAAATCTCGAGAGGAGAAGAAATTAGAGTTATCTTCTCCCAACAAGCAGGTGCTGTCTAGCGACGGCGGCTTTTTCAGGAAGG GTGTGATTGGAGATGGCCAGAAACGTCTCAGTCCGGAACAGCAAGCTAAAGTTGACCAGTGGACCAAGAAGCACATCCAAGACTTCGGCGCTTCCTTCAAATACTCCTCATGA